The Anas acuta chromosome 2, bAnaAcu1.1, whole genome shotgun sequence genome contains a region encoding:
- the MPLKIP gene encoding M-phase-specific PLK1-interacting protein has translation MYRQSFRPPTPPYPGGGGLRSPPPGGGGPMAPSPRGYGSPQHTPPYGPWAGPYGGGRSPRGFGFHGGGRFGSPSPGGQTPRRPQSASPRYPAPYGGKSPAGAPPQPQQHKRSPGGFQRRYQGSPRTSTPFGTALGREKRVSNDVENYYRPSMLEDPWAGLEPVSVTDINQQYSSEQTTYTGKKGRYFS, from the exons ATGTACCGGCAGAGCTTCCGCCCCCCCACGCCGCCGTacccgggcggcggcgggctgCGGAGCCCCccgcccggcggcggcggccccatGGCGCCCTCCCCGCGGGGCTacggcagcccccagcacacgCCGCCCTACGGCCCCTGGGCCGGGCCCTACGGCGGCGGCCGCTCGCCCCGCGGCTTCGGCTTCCACGGCGGAGGCCGCTTCGGGAGCCCGTCGCCGGGGGGCCAGACCCCGCGCAGGCCGCAGAGCGCCAGCCCCCGCTACCCGGCTCCCTACGGCGGCAAGTCCCCGGCCGGAGCTCCCCCGCAGCCGCAGCAGCACAAGCGCTCGCCCGGGGGCTTCCAGAGGCGCTACCAG GGATCACCCAGGACATCTACTCCATTTGGTACAGCGCTTGGCAGAGAGAAAAGAGTGTCTAATGATGTGGAAAACTATTACAGACCTTCAATGCTTGAGGACCCATGGGCTGGCCTAGAGCCAGTTTCTGTTACAGACATAAACCAACAATACAGCAGTGAGCAAACAACATATACTGGTAAAAAAGGGAGGTATTTCAGTTAA